A single window of Thalassomonas viridans DNA harbors:
- a CDS encoding DUF6979 family protein, producing the protein MSKYSDIAVHAVKSIQQGVTECPISAWTDAALLFYPTSKSSREKSCPKSAFLGLCEQGRIKWIKSGSYTKSKCNKRYALEALELLDSNPNFTAKELWERISSTRYNHQMHVVLALYKAGWIR; encoded by the coding sequence ATGAGTAAATATTCGGATATTGCTGTTCATGCAGTTAAAAGTATTCAGCAAGGAGTAACAGAATGTCCTATAAGTGCTTGGACTGATGCTGCGTTGCTCTTTTATCCGACTAGCAAGTCTTCAAGAGAAAAGAGTTGCCCTAAATCTGCTTTTTTAGGTTTGTGTGAACAAGGTCGTATTAAATGGATCAAGTCAGGTTCATACACAAAATCTAAGTGTAATAAACGTTATGCGCTAGAGGCATTAGAACTCTTGGATTCTAATCCGAATTTCACAGCAAAGGAGTTATGGGAAAGGATTTCTTCGACAAGATATAATCATCAAATGCACGTAGTCTTAGCTTTGTATAAAGCTGGATGGATAAGATGA